The proteins below come from a single Necator americanus strain Aroian chromosome V, whole genome shotgun sequence genomic window:
- a CDS encoding hypothetical protein (NECATOR_CHRV.G17762.T1): protein MIDYAFKQELARTRENVDDLFYYDGHKVGRGTYGHVFKAQPKVPSAKYPAKEYALKLIEGQGFSMSACREIALLRELKHPNLICLQRVFLTNEKKVWLLLDYAEHDLWHIIKYHRGAKAKKMPVMVPKGMVKSILYQILDGIHYLHSNWVLHRDLKPANILVMGDAPGVQRGRVKIADMGFARIFYNPLKPLAELDPVVVTFWYRAPELLLGAKHYTKAIDVWAIGCIFAELLTAEPVFFCKEEDIKAQSPYHYDQLKRIFTVMGYPQENEWTDFKKMPDYHKLQTDIKSSQTAFPNCSMTRYMEKHKIESDSPQFKLLVKLLTMDPNKRISCKDAMEEPYFKMDPKPTEDVFYKFEIPYPKRESLPDADIKKSLAMNIVDDQNQQATNPQVNQTMNQQLDSEPVNKRLRMGGQQMNANSQPMFPSGDFHQPMQAQHMISQSMDMGGMMNQPQQQYQQPPIFASQPMPTSMPVSGQQQMGMMQGAQQFQHQNMGMMQGQPMMMRQQMPPAYQQHPQGMMQQGGGGVEMMSSMPPGMHNQQMGIQNMGANPPPYTMMQQQAPQQPQQQPQQQWNHYQ from the exons ATGATTGACTACGCATTCAAACAGGAACTTGCAAGAACACGAGAAAATGTCGATGACTTGTTCTACTACGATGGACATAAa GTGGGTCGTGGGACCTACGGTCATGTGTTCAAGGCTCAACCAAAAGTGCCTTCCGCTAAATATCCAGCTAAAGAATATGCTTTGAAGTTAATTGAAGGTCAAGGATTCTCCATGTCGGCATGTAGAGAGATCGCATTATTGAGAGAGTTGAA ACATCCGAATCTCATATGCTTGCAACGAGTTTTTCTTACCAACGAGAAAAAG GTGTGGTTATTGCTAGATTACGCAGAACATGATTTATGGCATATCATAAAGTATCATCGTGGTGCTAAAGCAAAAAAGATGCCAGTAATGGTGCCGAAAGGAATGGTGAAAAGTATCCTCTACCAGATCCTTGACG GTATACACTACCTTCATTCCAATTGGGTACTTCATCGTGATTTGAAGCCTGCTAACATACTTGTGATGGGTGACGCTCCTGGTGTACAACGTGGCAG aGTGAAAATTGCTGACATGGGATTTGCTCGTATTTTCTACAATCCACTCAAACCTTTGGCAGAGCTTGACCCAGTTGTCGTGACTTTTTGGTATCGAGCGCCAGAATTGTTGCTTGGAGCAAAACATTACACCAAG GCAATTGATGTTTGGGCAATTGGATGTATATTTGCTGAATTGCTTACTGCAGAACCAGTATTCTTTTGTAAGGAAGAGGATATCAAAGCACAAAGTCCATACCACTATGATCAGCTGAAGAG AATATTCACAGTTATGGGTTACCCTCAGGAAAATGAGTGGACTGACTTCAAGAAGATGCCTGATTATCATAAACTCCAGACCGACATTAAATCCTCTCA AACAGCTTTTCCCAACTGCAGTATGACCCGTTATATGGAGAAGCATAAGATAGAATCTGACTCTCCTCAGTTCAAATTATTAGTCAAGCTTTTAACTATGGATCCAAACAAGCGAATATCCTGCAAGGACGCAATGGAGGAGCCATACTTCAAG ATGGATCCAAAACCTACTGAGGATGTGTTTTATAAGTTTGAAATACCATATCCGAAACGGGAATCGTTGCCAGATGCGGATATCAAGAAATCTCTTGCCATGAACATTGTTGATGATCAAAATCAACAAGCAACGAATCCTCAG GTCAATCAAACTATGAATCAGCAGCTGGACTCAGAACCTGTTAACAAAAGGCTTCGCATGGGAGGGCAGCAG ATGAATGCCAATAGTCAACCAATGTTCCCTAGTGGAGATTTCCATCAACCAATGCAGGCTCAACATATGATCTCCCAATCAA TGGACATGGGTGGAATGATGAACCAACCTCAACAGCAATATCAGCAACCACCCATATTTGCG AGTCAACCAATGCCCACATCCATGCCTGTTTCCGGCCAACAACAAATGGGTATGATGCAGGGGGCTCAACAGTTCCAACATCAAAATATGg GAATGATGCAAGGACAGCCTATGATGATGCGGCAGCAAATGCCTCCAGCATATCAACAACATCCGCAAGGCATGATGCAGCAAGGAGGAG GCGGTGTCGAGATGATGTCGTCTATGCCACCAGGAATGCACAACCAACAAATGGGTATTCAAAACATGGGTGCCAATCCTCCACCCTATACAATGATGCAACAGCAAGCCCCTCAACAACCACAACAGCAACCTCAACAACAGTGGAATCACTATCAATGA
- a CDS encoding hypothetical protein (NECATOR_CHRV.G17763.T1): MALVTRGSLTATTTTAAFTAATTTAAVVLQIVAVRAQRSAQLILSFAAVSGVGVGPRALPAPSPPAPAAPPPPPPSSSFASAGEHSIVDREAL; encoded by the exons ATGGCACTCGTCACAAGAGGTTCCctcaccgccaccaccaccaccgccgccttcaccgccgccaccaccaccgccgccgTCGTCCTCCAAATCGTCGCGGTCCGCGCTCAGCGCTCAGCTCAGCTTATCCTATCCTTCGCTGCCGTTAGCG GAGTTGGAGTTGGTCCTCGAGCTCTTCCAgctccttctcctcctgctCCTGctgctcctcctcctcctcctccttcttcttcttttgcatCGGCAGGAGAACATAGTATTGTAGACAGGGAAGCGCTGTAA
- a CDS encoding hypothetical protein (NECATOR_CHRV.G17762.T2), whose product MDELISAGYGSWTSSTSLTKLENILAEMAKERWTGKDSGSPQKLRMIDYAFKQELARTRENVDDLFYYDGHKVGRGTYGHVFKAQPKVPSAKYPAKEYALKLIEGQGFSMSACREIALLRELKHPNLICLQRVFLTNEKKVWLLLDYAEHDLWHIIKYHRGAKAKKMPVMVPKGMVKSILYQILDGIHYLHSNWVLHRDLKPANILVMGDAPGVQRGRVKIADMGFARIFYNPLKPLAELDPVVVTFWYRAPELLLGAKHYTKAIDVWAIGCIFAELLTAEPVFFCKEEDIKAQSPYHYDQLKRIFTVMGYPQENEWTDFKKMPDYHKLQTDIKSSQTAFPNCSMTRYMEKHKIESDSPQFKLLVKLLTMDPNKRISCKDAMEEPYFKMDPKPTEDVFYKFEIPYPKRESLPDADIKKSLAMNIVDDQNQQATNPQVNQTMNQQLDSEPVNKRLRMGGQQMNANSQPMFPSGDFHQPMQAQHMISQSMDMGGMMNQPQQQYQQPPIFASQPMPTSMPVSGQQQMGMMQGAQQFQHQNMGMMQGQPMMMRQQMPPAYQQHPQGMMQQGGGGVEMMSSMPPGMHNQQMGIQNMGANPPPYTMMQQQAPQQPQQQPQQQWNHYQ is encoded by the exons ATGGACGAACTCATCTCAGCTGGGTACGGCTCatggacctcgtcaacgtcactcacgaaacttgagaacattttgGCGGAAATGGCGAAGGAACGATGGACGGGAAAAGATAGTGGGAGTCCGCAG AAACTTCGAATGATTGACTACGCATTCAAACAGGAACTTGCAAGAACACGAGAAAATGTCGATGACTTGTTCTACTACGATGGACATAAa GTGGGTCGTGGGACCTACGGTCATGTGTTCAAGGCTCAACCAAAAGTGCCTTCCGCTAAATATCCAGCTAAAGAATATGCTTTGAAGTTAATTGAAGGTCAAGGATTCTCCATGTCGGCATGTAGAGAGATCGCATTATTGAGAGAGTTGAA ACATCCGAATCTCATATGCTTGCAACGAGTTTTTCTTACCAACGAGAAAAAG GTGTGGTTATTGCTAGATTACGCAGAACATGATTTATGGCATATCATAAAGTATCATCGTGGTGCTAAAGCAAAAAAGATGCCAGTAATGGTGCCGAAAGGAATGGTGAAAAGTATCCTCTACCAGATCCTTGACG GTATACACTACCTTCATTCCAATTGGGTACTTCATCGTGATTTGAAGCCTGCTAACATACTTGTGATGGGTGACGCTCCTGGTGTACAACGTGGCAG aGTGAAAATTGCTGACATGGGATTTGCTCGTATTTTCTACAATCCACTCAAACCTTTGGCAGAGCTTGACCCAGTTGTCGTGACTTTTTGGTATCGAGCGCCAGAATTGTTGCTTGGAGCAAAACATTACACCAAG GCAATTGATGTTTGGGCAATTGGATGTATATTTGCTGAATTGCTTACTGCAGAACCAGTATTCTTTTGTAAGGAAGAGGATATCAAAGCACAAAGTCCATACCACTATGATCAGCTGAAGAG AATATTCACAGTTATGGGTTACCCTCAGGAAAATGAGTGGACTGACTTCAAGAAGATGCCTGATTATCATAAACTCCAGACCGACATTAAATCCTCTCA AACAGCTTTTCCCAACTGCAGTATGACCCGTTATATGGAGAAGCATAAGATAGAATCTGACTCTCCTCAGTTCAAATTATTAGTCAAGCTTTTAACTATGGATCCAAACAAGCGAATATCCTGCAAGGACGCAATGGAGGAGCCATACTTCAAG ATGGATCCAAAACCTACTGAGGATGTGTTTTATAAGTTTGAAATACCATATCCGAAACGGGAATCGTTGCCAGATGCGGATATCAAGAAATCTCTTGCCATGAACATTGTTGATGATCAAAATCAACAAGCAACGAATCCTCAG GTCAATCAAACTATGAATCAGCAGCTGGACTCAGAACCTGTTAACAAAAGGCTTCGCATGGGAGGGCAGCAG ATGAATGCCAATAGTCAACCAATGTTCCCTAGTGGAGATTTCCATCAACCAATGCAGGCTCAACATATGATCTCCCAATCAA TGGACATGGGTGGAATGATGAACCAACCTCAACAGCAATATCAGCAACCACCCATATTTGCG AGTCAACCAATGCCCACATCCATGCCTGTTTCCGGCCAACAACAAATGGGTATGATGCAGGGGGCTCAACAGTTCCAACATCAAAATATGg GAATGATGCAAGGACAGCCTATGATGATGCGGCAGCAAATGCCTCCAGCATATCAACAACATCCGCAAGGCATGATGCAGCAAGGAGGAG GCGGTGTCGAGATGATGTCGTCTATGCCACCAGGAATGCACAACCAACAAATGGGTATTCAAAACATGGGTGCCAATCCTCCACCCTATACAATGATGCAACAGCAAGCCCCTCAACAACCACAACAGCAACCTCAACAACAGTGGAATCACTATCAATGA